Sequence from the Phragmites australis chromosome 11, lpPhrAust1.1, whole genome shotgun sequence genome:
TAGCTTTCTTTGTTTGACAGTATCAGAATTTAGAATCACGATGTATCAGATTTTAAGAAGCAAATTTATTTAGTACAAAATTTGAATATCTTacaatacattttttttcaacaagGGTAATCCTTTTTCCAGCACCCTGGCTACGGAAAATGCCATTCGGTGTTTACAAACTGAGCTTAAGAAAGCTAATAAGAAAGACTGAAACAGAACTAGACGACCTCACACTGAGGTATTTGACTGCTTACAGACCCAAGGGGTTTAAAAATTGCACAATACGTGAGTCTACCATGTACATTCTGAAGTACTTAATTAAATTATGTAACTTCAAAACTAACTTAAAAAAGTCTGTTTGACACGTGTAAAGTATTTAATCCAGTCATGCATTAATTTTGCTTTCTGTGACAACATgagtaataataaaaaaattgtaaagaaTGTGCTTCATTTTCCCTAATTCGTTAAAACTGACATAGATCATGTGTAGTAACACTGACAAGTCTCTATTCATTTGTTTTCCTCCATTGTTGTGTTTTCCATTGCAGCACGGGCCAGAGGTACATATACACTGGATCTAGTGACAAGTCTGTATATATTTATGATGTGGTATGTAGCTTCCATCTTCTCCTTGAACTATTTCATTTATATTTTaacaaattttaatattttccaAATTATTGCCTGCTGAAGTCTGGCAGTGTTTGGATATCAGTTGCATCGGCAGTGTGTTAAATACCAAACATCAAATACTAACAGTAAAGAGCATGATGGTCTTAGCTAGTCCCCTCCGGGAACCAACCGGTTCCCTGATATGATTTTGACCCTACATGACTAGATGAAATTATGGAAGTTTTGTGGTTCCTTGGTTGTCAAAAACACAGATTGTTGTGTTCTACATTCGCTGGTGGCCCATAAGCTTAGTTCTTCTTAAACAACAGAAGCAGCATATCCTATGTGCACTGCATTGCATCGGCACATTTGATTTTTCGGCACAACGTTACGATTGTTTCTTATTGCTTGCCCTGAACCTGCTGCTCATGCAGGTAACGGGGACGACTGTCGAGAGGCTCTCGTGGCACGGATCCATCATCAGAGACTGTACCTGGCATCCACACTATCCAACGCTCGTCAGCTCATCCTGGGATGGCTATCTGGCCCGGTGGGAGGCCTCGGGCGACGACGATGACCCTTCGATGCTTGCCTCCAAAGAGCAGAGGAGAAGTCCCTTTCATATGTACGGCGACCCCTTCTTGTTGTAGAGAAGTTTGGTGCTTGAGAACCTGAGATGCATGATCCAAGTTGCTGTTGTCTGCAGAGAGCGTGATCGAACTGCTGATGCGCCTGGTGTTTGGTTTCTAGTTTGGAAATTGCAGTTGACATTGCAATGTGTATAGGGTTGGGTTCGCTGCTTGCTTGGCAGGAATAGGATAAGCATTCATGTCATGCAACAATGTTAGCTTGGCTCCTAGTTCCTTCGGTAGGAAAGAAAATTGGCGAGATGATAGTAGTGCTGAAATCATGTTGTCAAAGCAGCTTGGTAAATCTCCATACATCTGGGCTTGTTTATTgcaaaatttataattaataaaGGTTGCATACATGGAGATGGGATAACAGATTGTAGTCTGACCTGCGCTCTGCACTCTGATCAAAATCAACTCAGAAAGATTGTACATCAATCACCAGCACTATACAAAGATTAAGCTGTCTTACATCATGCCCAACCGATAGCACTAATCAACACCTAacactaccggagacagcttctttgccgagtgcctctcaggcactcggcaaaggacgatatacacttggcaaaggctttgccgggCGCTCGGTAAACAGTTTGTCGGCAAaaacctctttgccgagtgcactttatcgggcactcggcgaagcctttgccgagtgctaaactaacactcggcaaaggtctccgctttgccgagtgcactttatcgggcactcggcaaagcctttgccgagtgctaaactgacactcggcaaaggtctccgctttgccgagcgccagtgaatcaaacactcggcaaaggtggcatctgtgccgagtgccaccgggaggacactcggcaaacatgccATCTTTACTgagtgcctggaccgtggctcttggcaaatctgtgatgtttgccgactgcaatggcctttgcactcggcaaagcatgttgtcactttgccgagtgccatggccattgcactcggcaaagtgactgaaaacaaccttttttatttgttttttacatcccatccaaacaaacagaagatatatatatatatatatataacaaacatcaccaacatcacatatatatcatcaacagcacatatatatcaccaacaccacatatatatcacaaataagttcacaagtaatccaagtgctccatcatctcacaccataattgcaaatagaagtaccattaacaaccacaagtatcatcaccaagatggtcaatgaaactgatttggtgaaggatttgctgaagcatgaggatcgttcgatgccgccgattgattctgcacaaaggagaagagattgcatgtgtgagacaagataaatatataccatacatgaataaaactttcatactccactaagtttgaccgtaagcatgaacatacaaactaaaatatttatactcacaggagtagaatagtgaggaggtggaggtggagcgaatagcgaaggtggcggagctacacccgtagcggcgccaagactttgcatgtactgaagaatctccaccatcctccgctgctcagcctcccgctcggcctccaccctctccatcgtcgcctgcatttgctcccgtatcctcctctcttgttccagctgggcctacaatatattcaccctaatgttacaataatgcaaaggaaaggtatgaaaaaaccaatgaacgacgaataaaccaggaataacctcgagtgcctccacccggtggtgtgaagtgtccttccgaggtcgtatggccgggctcgtgctcgtgctgcttgctcgaatctgggagagactgggagtagcgatcgagtcgattgcgccgtcgccaatccagtatcgcccatgcttcttgcctcctcccaccctcatgacgacttctccatcaaggtcctcggtgctcggatcgtactctggcctatggacctcccttgccatcgatgtgtactcactaagacggttgtggacggtcgcattgctgtacgcctcgggcccgtcctccgggttgcagtggcgaggcgacgcggtgcaggcagacccgcagcggcaaggaaggcgatcggggtcgccgaggtactccggcgccgctccgactggctcttctctgcaaaaaaagaaacataaaactgtcaatacaaaatttcggcaacacctcccctgcacggtgaggtttccaaaacctgcaagaaaaccaacggcacgatggccgacatgcacaagattatatccaaccacatatatataacaatgtcacaaccactcctacgactacttagactaccaccactgctactctaccactactactagtaatactacgacgacgacgacggtatggcatacctagtgggcgtcgtagggcggcggtggtgaagaggccagggcgccggtggacaaggcgacggctggggaagcgtcggggacgtggcaacggcggccggggcgcctcctcctcctcctccttcttcttcctccttcctccttcttcctcctcctccttctcttcctcctcctctctttctcctcctcctccggcggcgcggcgcgggagtgggcggcggcggcggcgcgtgtGTGCGGGCCGGCTAGGCCGGGGGTTAAatcccccctttgccgagtgcccccgatctggcactcggcaaagaggggtttttttaaaaaaaatttaaaattctttgccgagtgccagacgtcctggcactcggcaaagaggctcttttcccgagtgtcatttttttacactcggcaaacccttttttttcacttttgacctccaaactttttctgcagtcctcatacaatacctggtactccatgttccaatgtggcacatttctcggactttttctatatttctttaatttatttcaattaattgaattttcttgaataattcaaattataactgctagtcattcgaataatgaaaaaaaatgaatggaaaaatgatattcatattatttagtataatgtgaggccgtatccagtaACAGACCATAAATTttgaacatcttgttcacgaaacatgaccacgaacttgcggtaaacttcttcggagattcttcggtttgcaagcatcgtacgttacaacttgcgcaaaaccttctcaaatttttatcacagcctccacatatgatatcatgacatcttgacaagtttcatgattttcggacttcgtttgctttttatacaatttaaaaacaactttaccgcaagttcgtggtcatgtttcgtgaacaagatgttcgaaattgatggtctgttcctggatacggcctcacattatactaaataacatgaatatcatttttccatttattttttttcattattcgaatgactagcagttataatttgaattctccaagaaaattcaattaattgaaataaattaaagaaatatagaaaaagtccgagaaatgtgccacattggaacatgaagtaccaggtattgtatgaggactgcagaaaaagtttggaggtcaaaagtgaagaaaaaaaatagggtttgccgagtgtcaaaaaatgacactcgggaaaagagcctctttgccgagtgccagatgtttgccgagttctttctctctggcactcggcaaatagcctccacgaacttggagcagaaaaagtttggaggtcaaaagtgaaaaaaaaataggatttgccgagtgtcaaaaaatgacactcgggaaaggagcctctttgccgagtgccagatgtttgccgagttctttttctctggcactcggcaaatagcctccacgaacttggagcagaaaaagtttggaggccaaaagtgaaaaaaaaaagggtttaccgagtgtcaaaaaatgacactcgggaaaggagcctctttgccgagtgccagatgtttgccgagttctttctctctggcactcggcaaatagcctctttgccgagtgcccgataaaaagcacgcgacaaagtctgggacactcggcaaagaagccgtctccggtagtgtaAGATCTAGCGGTGTATGACACTGCAAAATTTTGCCTCACAGGCATGTCGCAAAACATGGCAAGGGCGAACATAGCTATAGTAAACAGTGAACGAGTAAAAGAAATTGCAAATGCAGTAAAACAAGCCCTTTGCTTATAACGGGGACTTTTGATCTTATCAGCACCATTTGACGAGTGCAACATCTCATCGGCCTCTTCAATACTTCAACAGTGCCTCTGCCTAGATACAGTTTGAACCTCACCGTATCATCCATCATAcaggaacttggcttttctacCGACGTTTGCTGCACATGGATGAGTGTGTTGAGACTGAAGATCTTACATGAATTATGTACCTTATTGTAGAATAAAGCACATATCCCGAGGGTGAACATCAAGTGATCTAAACAAAAACTTGACAGGGAAAAATCTTCGGATTTAGTATGAAAATATGCAATAACTAGATTACCTTTTTAGTATCCGCAAGGTTTGCTCCTTTAAATCAGTGTGAATCTAACTTCTTAAGGCAATGTTTTTTTTCCAGAAAATAATCATTTACACAGCAAATTGAGGTGAACATCAATCTTTGGGGATTTATTGAATGTGATGGTTCACTTGACAACCGTATTCCtaggaggggggagggggcagTATCTAGATTGGCCAAGGGCATACGCAAATTACTTCAAACCTCAGGCACGATGTCACCATTTCACCAAAATCATCAATAGCCATGCGCAGGGTGTGTATGACATAGATATGCAAGTGGAGTATTATACTCAACACGAAACTAAATGCATATATGATCAAAGTAAATTTTGAAAAGGACATATTGCAACGCATGAGCCTTCCTCAGTCAAAAGGTATAACGAAGTCTACAGCCTAACGATTAGCAAATTTCTCAGCCATGGATTACAGCGTGAGATATTCAAAATTTCTTACTTCAATTAACATCTCTTTTGAGAGAAAGCAAAGGCAAACCTTAATCTCTTGCTTGGTGCAAGTATTCCACGTTTCTCAATGCTCTTGTAGCGATCCCTCCCAAGATTACAACAGCCCTACACGAATATTATAATTAACTACTGCAGAATAATAGGCAAGCAACAACACAGGAAGTAATTGTTACCTTCAGCTTTCTAAGAGAGCCACTAATCTCTTCTGTCAGTAGAACTTGAACAGGAGCTGGTTCAAATCTGTTAGATTTGGAATTTGTGATTATTAatcagaaaaacaaaaatcatcaCCACGTACTAAGGACAATAGCTTTATATGTACAAAAAGTCCTTCTGTATCACATTGTACCCCATAACCTAATATCACATCATTACATGTAAGATATAAATAAACTAGTGATTTGCAAAATATCTAGAATAGCTCAGccattttcacaaaaaaaatgcatgaaaaaaatataagaataaCTGACATATATATACGCGAACTAATTAGTTCGTTTAGAAATGTACTTGTGTCTGCCCAGACGAGGTGGTCCTGATTTGAGCCTGTCCTCTTTAGCCACAGTTCGCCGTATGCGCCTCTTCTCcttttcctcatcctccttaCCTATCTCATCTATTATATTTGGCAAGCTGCAAAAAGAAGATAACAAGAT
This genomic interval carries:
- the LOC133884792 gene encoding ribosome biogenesis protein NOP53-like, yielding MGRASKGSRKGKKAWRANIHTDDIDDFFEKQTRDAHAGVAAIPSLPSDSLFYVDKPAASASTSAAGASDTTAKDIPVKRKIEKKREKVLYHESVLKRNPFVQPVPSSVVSKKDKKKEKNKKLQETQEEKSVPMEDDSAEKNLDIWGGEGKGDAKAKKSSLTTAIPAVEVEPPGCSFNPPFEAHQDSLAQAVADELRKTYTKELGPKPVPLIVPGEAITEEDKFFLDADDGDEDVAECDEDHDADALAGQRKTKTKRVTRVELNRRARRKERLRAEAEAKKIDYLSKEIDSLPNIIDEIGKEDEEKEKRRIRRTVAKEDRLKSGPPRLGRHKFEPAPVQVLLTEEISGSLRKLKGCCNLGRDRYKSIEKRGILAPSKRLREEPVGAAPEYLGDPDRLPCRCGSACTASPRHCNPEDGPEAYSNATVHNRLSEYTSMAREVHRPEYDPSTEDLDGEVVMRVGGGKKHGRYWIGDGAIDSIATPSLSQIRASSTSTSPAIRPRKDTSHHRVEALEAQLEQERRIREQMQATMERVEAEREAEQRRMVEILQYMQSLGAATGVAPPPSLFAPPPPPHYSTPNQSAASNDPHASANPSPNQFH